Proteins encoded by one window of Fibrobacter sp. UWT2:
- a CDS encoding DUF3857 domain-containing protein → MKISAFKSRFRLLKPVFGLFFVVSLISCAGNGQPLTESDPKTSEGAGNGGSGSYTDDYFDDGSAVNSDASTKSARRNTANSFSSDGFSFILPQGGSGDWALVGDDDGSAHESGVPYEFYNATTGRRAVLVEIELPKGEPMRLMDRAQMEMQAFESSGKKATLAETYPEENFGGTGVFFDVAGKRYDSPYEAVGFVTGAGSRVYTLTLSATDTPLQPGELKNEWKEFFANFSMRETAASEGPELSPNNVQSFNSPALGYTWAVKDTLWHHWTGIARQNDDPDLVLSNKAEDVSLFVYGATVESDAVNSQDLFKVLLVRLGVDPNNPTLEMHRQKVGDRYAQDFTLTHVVNKFDFYYTGRYFYDDGRGILIVSWTQGVNKKKYAKVMQHGIEGLTVGENPAAKNAAADPESAKKQAKFNAAIMSQVGILRLLENQPLVALSYFERANRMDPEEPLYLINCGFVYQMKELYGPGISHFESQRELVQKNGKLLSILGEMYEALFDYGRARECAEAALRYTPNNPEYVINLSDALWGLGQRNQSLVVVQRLYDTQPSSRLGVYLAKTYMGLDQYAEAVDILYQVRRRFGMSVELGTTLMDALMFLGRYEEARAISEETLAKDRNDYKIWTTQGKILFYSRNYRDAEKSLTKALALKPDNEDAKSFLSATKAFLGKADNRTLQKPITPVEERTKNLKGLLSESAKKQGTEGDFPAVVHYNKQTLKAEKGANWVRTDEMLMEILDIRGAAIYREFTFDFLPGFDRIYLNALEVYDSNWNLKQKANLNGAYITYATEIGGQNESQTAHFPLQELEPGDFIYLQFSRTNIENKGMIPYTDFVSSKDVPVGQSSFRIYADTARFVTEEYGPLEKKAIKGGIEWKIENPVIIRKELYMPVYRDFGAGLMLTGKQEWKNVGEDYQNLIKHQFKQAVSVREKAREVRGSKANDNAVKAIVNFVRHDIRYRDVRFGGHSLIPQTAEVTLKKHQGDCKDMALLLKEMLESIGIKSYLTAIHLTEEGFAGLPTIQQFNHMILYIPAQGQVTERWVDATDKTGNDRPVPLDMEGKVALVINDDSSHVVTTPILEDNQEHQIGIEHRLFIGNDGACEFRDSISLQGKFASVMRNRFYGRDAKEQEKLMEDFLASGIPDVSIGNIRIENLAEFNKPLALIVTYASKGYFGQGGSELKGRFPNVWERSLFKLPKVSKRHHPIRMPHETQFAYKLSVTAASGKTVKITGPKPLNRDPDYVSYEKNFDGKNSIKWTTFALYADPAEYNKIREEWTYLLSETSPMIEVK, encoded by the coding sequence ATGAAAATTTCTGCTTTTAAATCGCGTTTTAGGCTTTTGAAGCCCGTATTCGGGCTGTTTTTCGTAGTTTCTTTGATTTCTTGCGCTGGTAACGGCCAGCCGCTGACAGAATCGGACCCAAAAACGTCCGAAGGGGCTGGGAACGGGGGTTCCGGGAGCTACACGGACGACTATTTTGATGATGGTTCGGCTGTAAATTCGGACGCGAGCACCAAATCGGCCCGCAGAAACACCGCCAACAGTTTCAGTTCCGACGGTTTCAGCTTCATTTTGCCTCAGGGTGGCTCCGGTGACTGGGCGCTCGTGGGCGATGACGACGGGAGCGCCCACGAGAGCGGCGTCCCCTACGAATTTTATAACGCCACGACAGGACGCCGCGCGGTCCTGGTCGAAATCGAACTCCCGAAGGGCGAACCCATGCGACTCATGGACCGCGCCCAGATGGAAATGCAGGCTTTTGAATCGAGCGGCAAGAAGGCTACTCTCGCCGAGACCTACCCCGAAGAAAATTTCGGCGGTACAGGCGTCTTCTTTGACGTTGCAGGCAAGCGCTACGACAGCCCCTACGAGGCCGTCGGCTTTGTAACAGGCGCAGGGAGCCGCGTGTACACGCTCACGCTTTCTGCCACCGACACGCCGCTCCAGCCAGGCGAACTCAAGAACGAATGGAAGGAATTCTTCGCCAACTTCAGCATGCGCGAAACCGCCGCCAGCGAAGGCCCGGAACTCTCGCCGAACAATGTGCAAAGCTTTAACTCCCCCGCCCTCGGCTACACTTGGGCTGTGAAGGATACTCTCTGGCATCACTGGACAGGTATTGCCCGCCAGAACGACGACCCCGACCTGGTGCTCAGCAACAAGGCCGAAGACGTTTCGCTGTTCGTTTACGGCGCGACTGTAGAAAGCGACGCCGTCAATTCGCAGGATTTGTTCAAGGTGCTGCTCGTGCGCCTGGGCGTAGACCCCAACAATCCGACGCTCGAAATGCACCGCCAAAAGGTCGGCGACCGCTACGCGCAGGACTTTACCCTGACTCACGTGGTCAACAAGTTCGACTTCTACTACACAGGCCGCTATTTCTATGATGACGGCCGCGGAATCTTGATCGTGAGCTGGACCCAGGGCGTGAACAAGAAGAAATACGCCAAGGTCATGCAGCACGGTATCGAAGGCCTGACCGTGGGCGAAAATCCGGCCGCCAAAAACGCAGCCGCCGACCCCGAATCCGCCAAAAAACAGGCAAAATTCAACGCCGCCATCATGAGCCAAGTGGGCATTCTGCGCCTACTCGAAAACCAGCCGCTCGTAGCCCTCAGCTACTTTGAACGCGCAAACCGCATGGACCCCGAAGAGCCTCTCTACCTGATCAACTGCGGATTCGTGTACCAGATGAAGGAACTTTACGGCCCAGGCATCAGCCACTTTGAAAGCCAGCGCGAATTGGTGCAAAAGAACGGCAAACTGCTCTCGATTTTGGGCGAAATGTACGAAGCCTTGTTCGACTACGGCCGAGCCCGCGAATGCGCCGAAGCAGCCCTCCGTTACACGCCGAACAATCCGGAATACGTAATCAACTTGAGCGACGCCCTCTGGGGACTCGGTCAGCGCAACCAGTCACTCGTGGTGGTGCAACGCCTTTACGACACGCAGCCGAGCAGCCGCCTGGGCGTCTACCTCGCAAAGACTTACATGGGCCTCGACCAGTACGCCGAAGCAGTTGATATTCTTTACCAGGTGCGCCGCCGCTTTGGCATGAGCGTGGAACTCGGCACCACCTTGATGGATGCCCTCATGTTCCTTGGCCGCTACGAAGAAGCCCGCGCCATCAGCGAAGAAACGCTGGCCAAGGACCGCAACGACTACAAGATTTGGACCACGCAGGGCAAGATTCTCTTCTACAGCCGCAACTACCGCGACGCAGAAAAGTCGCTCACCAAGGCACTCGCCCTCAAACCCGATAACGAAGATGCCAAGAGCTTCCTCAGCGCCACGAAAGCATTCCTCGGCAAGGCAGACAACCGCACGCTGCAAAAGCCGATTACGCCGGTAGAAGAACGCACCAAGAACCTGAAGGGACTCCTCAGCGAAAGCGCCAAAAAGCAAGGCACCGAAGGCGACTTCCCCGCCGTCGTGCATTACAACAAGCAGACTTTGAAAGCCGAAAAGGGCGCAAACTGGGTCCGCACCGACGAAATGCTCATGGAAATCCTCGACATTCGCGGCGCCGCCATCTATCGCGAATTCACCTTCGACTTTTTGCCGGGATTCGACCGCATTTACCTGAACGCGCTCGAAGTCTACGACAGCAACTGGAACCTGAAGCAGAAGGCGAACCTGAACGGCGCCTACATTACCTACGCCACCGAAATCGGTGGCCAGAACGAATCGCAGACAGCGCATTTCCCGCTGCAAGAGCTTGAACCGGGCGATTTCATTTACCTGCAGTTCAGCCGCACGAATATCGAAAACAAGGGCATGATCCCCTACACCGACTTCGTGAGCAGCAAGGACGTTCCTGTCGGACAGTCCAGCTTCCGCATTTACGCCGACACCGCCCGCTTTGTGACCGAAGAATACGGCCCGCTGGAAAAGAAAGCAATCAAGGGCGGTATCGAATGGAAGATCGAAAACCCGGTCATTATCCGCAAAGAACTCTACATGCCCGTGTACCGCGACTTTGGCGCAGGCCTGATGCTTACCGGCAAGCAGGAATGGAAAAACGTGGGCGAAGATTACCAGAACCTGATCAAGCACCAGTTCAAGCAGGCCGTAAGCGTACGTGAAAAGGCCCGCGAAGTCCGCGGCAGCAAGGCCAACGACAACGCTGTGAAGGCAATCGTGAACTTTGTGCGCCACGACATCCGCTACCGCGACGTGCGATTCGGCGGACACAGCCTGATTCCGCAAACCGCCGAAGTCACGCTGAAAAAGCACCAGGGCGACTGCAAGGATATGGCGCTCTTGCTCAAGGAAATGCTTGAATCGATTGGCATCAAGAGCTACCTCACGGCCATTCACCTGACCGAAGAAGGCTTCGCCGGCCTCCCGACGATTCAGCAGTTCAACCACATGATTCTCTACATTCCGGCACAGGGTCAAGTCACTGAACGCTGGGTTGACGCCACCGACAAAACCGGCAACGATCGCCCCGTGCCGCTCGATATGGAAGGCAAGGTCGCGCTCGTCATCAACGACGACAGCAGCCATGTGGTCACCACGCCGATTTTGGAAGACAATCAGGAACACCAGATTGGCATTGAACACCGCCTGTTTATCGGAAACGACGGCGCCTGCGAATTCCGCGACTCGATTTCGCTGCAGGGCAAGTTCGCCAGCGTGATGCGTAACCGTTTCTATGGCCGCGACGCCAAGGAACAGGAAAAGCTGATGGAAGACTTCCTCGCTTCGGGTATCCCCGACGTAAGCATCGGAAACATCCGCATCGAGAACCTCGCCGAATTCAACAAGCCGCTCGCCCTGATTGTGACTTACGCATCGAAGGGTTACTTTGGCCAGGGCGGTTCCGAACTTAAGGGCCGATTCCCGAACGTGTGGGAACGCAGCCTGTTCAAGCTCCCGAAGGTTTCCAAGCGTCACCACCCGATTCGCATGCCGCACGAAACGCAGTTTGCATACAAATTAAGCGTCACGGCAGCAAGCGGCAAGACGGTCAAGATTACCGGCCCAAAGCCGCTTAATCGCGACCCGGATTACGTGAGCTACGAGAAGAATTTCGACGGCAAGAACAGCATCAAGTGGACCACCTTCGCACTCTACGCCGACCCGGCCGAATACAACAAGATTCGCGAAGAATGGACCTACTTGCTCAGCGAAACCAGCCCGATGATTGAGGTGAAATAA
- a CDS encoding GDSL-type esterase/lipase family protein — MRFLTVALIAALTTSVFAADKGKTAPGAYNLDLSRYDFIDTTQNRIQFPKGNASFAPFFNKMDTLVFENRGQVRILHIGGSHLQADVISGRIREHFIKEYPGASAGRGFVFPYSAARTNTPASYASAYKGIWDMNKNVQSEIKKPLGLLGIAVSTSDPRAEITLLLDRYNSEPLWGETKLRLFGYSDNNDVVPVLRVDTMDIYGKLDTASQSYVFTSPRPIDTIQIVFRWMDSLQQATIAQFITDSLIQDSIARAKEDSLKKANGDTAQNKKEPEAPPARIPNNVALPEVARDSMFQGECDVLDTACLAKLDSTNNAVVAAPEAVATPDSSKKNARPRFTLTGILTETSNPGITYTGVGINGAKVHDYFEEICPLFEKQLAYYKPDLVIFAIGINDANVEKFNDKQFRDDYDRLIARIKKVNPNVAIIFETNNDMYRKVKKKRFVQHPNGDVARKAFFALADKHKAGVWDKFGIMGGLGSMAKWEKADLAKADKVHFKLAGYNLLGDLFYKAIIQSYQEHIANLPAEKRKD, encoded by the coding sequence GTGAGATTTCTGACCGTTGCCTTGATTGCAGCCCTCACCACAAGCGTATTCGCCGCCGATAAGGGTAAGACTGCCCCCGGCGCCTATAACCTGGACTTGTCCCGTTACGACTTTATCGATACCACGCAGAACCGCATCCAGTTCCCCAAGGGCAACGCCTCGTTTGCGCCGTTCTTCAACAAGATGGATACCCTGGTGTTCGAAAACCGCGGTCAAGTGCGCATTCTGCACATCGGTGGTTCGCACCTGCAGGCCGACGTGATCTCTGGTCGTATCCGTGAACACTTTATCAAGGAATACCCGGGTGCCTCTGCCGGCCGCGGCTTCGTGTTCCCCTACTCAGCCGCCCGCACCAACACGCCGGCGAGCTACGCCAGCGCCTACAAGGGCATCTGGGACATGAACAAGAACGTGCAGAGCGAAATCAAGAAGCCGCTTGGCTTGCTCGGCATTGCCGTGAGCACCAGCGACCCCCGTGCCGAAATCACTCTGCTCCTGGATAGGTACAATTCCGAACCGCTGTGGGGCGAAACCAAGCTCCGCCTGTTCGGCTACAGCGACAACAACGACGTGGTGCCCGTGCTCCGCGTAGACACCATGGACATTTACGGCAAGCTGGACACCGCAAGCCAAAGCTACGTGTTCACCAGCCCGCGCCCCATCGACACCATTCAAATTGTTTTCCGCTGGATGGATTCCCTGCAGCAGGCAACCATCGCGCAGTTCATTACCGATTCGCTGATTCAGGATTCCATTGCCCGCGCCAAGGAAGATTCGCTCAAGAAGGCAAACGGCGACACCGCCCAGAACAAGAAGGAACCTGAAGCGCCGCCCGCCCGCATTCCGAACAACGTAGCGCTCCCCGAAGTGGCACGCGACTCCATGTTCCAGGGTGAATGCGACGTGCTCGACACCGCCTGCCTCGCCAAGCTCGATTCTACGAACAACGCCGTCGTGGCAGCCCCCGAAGCAGTCGCCACGCCCGATTCGTCCAAGAAGAACGCCCGCCCGCGCTTTACGCTCACCGGCATTCTCACTGAAACCAGCAACCCCGGCATCACCTACACGGGTGTCGGCATCAACGGCGCCAAAGTCCACGACTACTTCGAAGAAATCTGCCCGCTGTTCGAAAAGCAGCTCGCCTACTACAAGCCCGACCTGGTGATTTTCGCCATCGGCATCAACGACGCGAACGTCGAAAAGTTCAACGACAAGCAGTTCCGCGACGATTACGACAGGCTAATTGCCCGCATCAAGAAGGTAAACCCGAACGTCGCGATTATCTTCGAGACGAACAACGACATGTACCGCAAGGTCAAGAAGAAACGCTTTGTGCAGCACCCGAACGGCGACGTGGCCCGCAAGGCATTCTTCGCCCTCGCCGACAAGCACAAGGCCGGCGTATGGGACAAATTCGGAATTATGGGGGGCCTGGGTTCCATGGCCAAGTGGGAAAAGGCGGATCTCGCCAAGGCGGACAAAGTCCACTTCAAGCTGGCTGGCTACAACCTGCTCGGCGACCTGTTCTACAAAGCGATTATCCAATCATATCAAGAACATATAGCCAATCTGCCAGCAGAAAAGAGAAAGGACTAA
- the hisS gene encoding histidine--tRNA ligase, producing MSISIPQLPKGTRDFYPEAERIQNYIFDTWRSVAESFAYEEYEGPMFEHLELYTGKSGEEIVSQLYNFKDKGDREIALRPEMTPTLARLVIQKARELKKPFKWFSMPRLFRYEKAQKGRLREFFQLNMDIIGTESIYAEADLMAAIATMLRKFGLKDGEFAIGVSSRKLLATYLEEIGAPNPALVYPVLDRRLKIGPEAFAKALADAGLSEDQVKKLDDFMSCKSLEEVRAAVKSENATAALAEIEDLFATLTAAGYGECVNLDLSIVRGLAYYTGIVFEVFDKGKSMRAIAGGGRYDSLTEKLGGERIPGVGFGMGDVVLADLLAEHNLLPSPKQSVDFYIASFTNDMKKVFETAQVFRADGSKVSHPLAPMKMGKQLDQANYQGAKIVVYVDGSKAAAGEFEYKDMRTGEMFVGNTQAIVERL from the coding sequence ATGAGCATTTCTATCCCCCAGTTGCCTAAGGGCACACGCGATTTTTACCCGGAAGCCGAGCGCATCCAGAATTACATTTTTGACACCTGGCGTAGCGTCGCCGAATCTTTTGCCTACGAAGAATACGAAGGCCCGATGTTTGAACATCTGGAGCTGTATACGGGCAAGTCCGGCGAAGAAATCGTAAGCCAGCTTTACAACTTTAAAGACAAGGGCGACCGCGAAATTGCACTTCGCCCCGAAATGACTCCGACGCTCGCCCGCCTCGTGATCCAGAAGGCCCGCGAACTCAAGAAGCCTTTCAAATGGTTCAGCATGCCGCGCCTGTTCCGTTACGAAAAGGCGCAGAAGGGTCGCCTGCGCGAATTCTTCCAGCTGAACATGGACATCATTGGTACCGAAAGCATTTACGCCGAAGCCGACCTGATGGCAGCCATCGCTACAATGCTCCGCAAGTTCGGCCTCAAGGACGGCGAATTTGCGATTGGCGTTTCTAGCCGCAAGCTTTTGGCCACTTACCTCGAAGAAATCGGCGCACCGAATCCGGCGCTGGTGTACCCGGTGCTTGACCGCCGCTTAAAAATCGGCCCCGAAGCATTCGCCAAGGCACTCGCCGACGCAGGTCTCAGTGAAGACCAAGTGAAAAAACTCGACGACTTCATGAGCTGCAAGAGCCTCGAAGAAGTTCGCGCCGCAGTCAAGAGCGAAAACGCAACTGCAGCCCTCGCCGAAATCGAAGACCTGTTCGCAACGCTTACCGCCGCAGGTTACGGCGAATGCGTGAATCTGGACCTCTCCATTGTTCGCGGCCTCGCCTACTACACAGGCATCGTGTTCGAAGTCTTTGACAAGGGTAAATCCATGCGCGCCATCGCAGGCGGTGGCCGTTACGACAGCCTCACCGAAAAGCTCGGTGGCGAACGCATCCCGGGCGTGGGCTTTGGCATGGGCGACGTGGTACTCGCTGACTTGCTCGCCGAACACAACTTGCTCCCGAGCCCGAAGCAGAGCGTGGACTTCTACATCGCAAGCTTTACCAACGACATGAAGAAGGTGTTCGAAACCGCCCAGGTATTCCGCGCAGACGGAAGCAAGGTTTCCCACCCGCTCGCCCCCATGAAGATGGGCAAGCAGCTCGACCAGGCCAACTATCAAGGCGCGAAAATCGTCGTGTACGTCGACGGTTCCAAGGCTGCCGCAGGTGAATTCGAATACAAGGACATGCGCACCGGCGAAATGTTCGTAGGCAACACCCAGGCGATTGTTGAACGGCTATGA
- a CDS encoding GDSL-type esterase/lipase family protein, protein MMSPLKVLLSIISLFAVLGIIALIYPNDGIHIGDSTLRYPKLTEIFVKQSASDSLGDSAAVDPEEAIREMMEATKRQQFAAFSDSLKFYEDFFEKGRTRFDLPNNDPTWFDRFFLHMELASLDSNVVHILHYGDSQLEEDRISATIREDLQDEFGGAGPGMMPIIMTVPSQTTSHASTGALSRYILFGPKDEEADHSRYGPLAQLAKLQGDAAITIQRRKERKGQFPHVGGYKTIKLLTNKSAHIKAKLNVNLTVVDTVGQNDDGTVKEKRSTKVVDAGEPTIDTYNKLKVFTWKLKDTTSIAKMYLSGNGEIYAIAADGAYGVAVDNVAMRGSSGTIFHRIDSELLAESYKAMNVRLIIMEYGGNMVPSVTSSNIDWTKKIITRQIQAVQKANPDADILFIGPADMARQKDGQWQTYSGLNMTIKALREVALENGVAYWDMHRVMGGNGAMIKWVNKEPALGFTDHIHFTRRGAAYMGDLFCSALRMHYDYFKFRDRHHITDEKLKELHKWSVEEQAEKEKNVLPERTFLNVKRRTKKAKGGAKK, encoded by the coding sequence ATGATGTCCCCCCTAAAAGTCCTCCTTTCTATCATCAGCCTGTTCGCGGTGCTGGGCATTATAGCCCTCATCTACCCGAATGACGGCATTCACATTGGCGACTCCACGCTCCGCTACCCGAAGCTCACCGAAATCTTCGTAAAGCAGTCCGCAAGCGATTCGCTCGGCGATTCCGCGGCAGTCGACCCCGAAGAAGCAATCCGTGAGATGATGGAAGCGACCAAGCGGCAGCAATTCGCCGCCTTCAGCGATTCCCTCAAGTTCTACGAGGACTTTTTCGAAAAGGGCAGGACCCGATTCGATTTACCCAACAACGACCCTACGTGGTTCGACCGATTCTTCTTGCACATGGAACTCGCCTCGCTTGATTCGAACGTGGTACACATTCTGCATTACGGCGACTCGCAGCTCGAAGAAGACCGAATCTCCGCCACCATCCGCGAAGACTTGCAAGACGAATTCGGCGGTGCAGGCCCCGGCATGATGCCTATCATTATGACGGTTCCCTCGCAAACCACCAGCCACGCCAGCACCGGCGCCCTTTCGCGCTACATTCTGTTTGGACCCAAGGACGAAGAAGCCGACCACAGCCGCTACGGACCGCTCGCACAGCTGGCAAAGCTCCAGGGCGATGCCGCCATTACCATCCAGCGCCGCAAAGAACGCAAGGGTCAGTTCCCGCACGTGGGTGGCTACAAGACCATCAAGCTCCTGACCAACAAGTCGGCACACATCAAGGCTAAGCTCAACGTCAACCTGACCGTAGTCGACACAGTAGGTCAAAACGACGACGGCACCGTCAAAGAAAAGCGTAGCACCAAGGTGGTCGACGCCGGCGAACCGACTATTGACACTTACAACAAGTTAAAAGTGTTCACCTGGAAGCTGAAGGACACCACCTCGATCGCCAAGATGTACCTCTCGGGCAACGGAGAAATCTACGCCATCGCAGCAGACGGCGCTTACGGTGTGGCTGTCGACAACGTGGCAATGCGCGGCTCTTCGGGCACCATCTTCCACCGCATCGATTCCGAACTCTTGGCTGAATCTTACAAGGCAATGAACGTCCGCCTGATTATTATGGAATATGGCGGCAACATGGTCCCGAGCGTTACCTCGAGCAACATCGACTGGACCAAGAAAATCATTACGCGCCAAATTCAGGCGGTACAAAAGGCGAACCCCGATGCCGACATTTTATTCATCGGCCCCGCCGACATGGCACGCCAAAAAGACGGCCAGTGGCAAACGTATTCGGGCCTGAACATGACCATCAAGGCGCTGCGCGAAGTGGCGCTTGAAAACGGTGTGGCATACTGGGACATGCACCGCGTGATGGGTGGTAACGGCGCCATGATCAAGTGGGTCAACAAGGAACCGGCCCTCGGCTTTACCGACCACATCCACTTTACCCGCCGCGGTGCCGCCTACATGGGCGACCTGTTCTGCTCGGCACTGCGCATGCATTACGACTACTTCAAGTTCCGCGACCGTCACCACATTACCGACGAAAAGCTCAAGGAACTGCACAAGTGGAGCGTCGAAGAACAAGCCGAAAAAGAAAAGAACGTTCTTCCGGAACGCACTTTCTTGAACGTCAAGAGAAGAACTAAGAAGGCAAAAGGAGGAGCTAAGAAGTGA
- a CDS encoding MBOAT family protein has product MLDYLIPFLTRTFAFDANSPLLFTQFYFWGFFAVVFAFLTLIKNRIALRNAFLFATSLFFYYKTSGSYVCILIFCVIANFFIGKWIERAEAQWKKKFLMIIVVIIDLLVLCYYKYSYFFLDALYDFTGIELHVYNFFAAASNKMFGTHSLVDTIILPVGISFFTFQAMSYCIDIYRGKISAVKNILDFGFYLSFFPQLVAGPIVRADKFVPQLYKNFFLPRRTFGIAVFWILNGLAKKIILSDYLATNFVDRVFDTPLLFTGLENLIALFAYSLQVYADFSGYTDIAIGVALLMGFRLPQNFNSPYKALSPTEFWRRWHISLSSWWRDYLYIPLGGNRGASVGTFFWMGFLSLVAIMLSGSVWVGIALGLFFLYIAIYAYLKPDSRKFITTNMNAMSTQIVGGWWHGASWNFIIWGGLNGFGQVFNKIWVKRSRNFRAAASFILFASSAIIFKQTHIAIFAITAAYFGILFTGIYSVLIFRLFSDKYIHGIYVAWNVSLTFIFITFTRLFFRAGSNLDPAEANEVAWNTAKNMVQQMGTAWKWGTLGTIAWEHINIILVFVAGMLIHWIPKKVKSRYRIAFASQPIPLMVASSAFIIFVIYQFMSADSCPFIYFQF; this is encoded by the coding sequence ATGCTAGACTACTTAATACCTTTCCTCACGCGCACTTTCGCATTTGACGCTAACAGCCCGCTGCTGTTTACGCAGTTCTACTTTTGGGGATTCTTCGCCGTTGTCTTCGCGTTCCTCACCTTAATCAAGAACCGCATTGCGCTGCGTAACGCCTTCTTGTTTGCCACGAGCCTGTTTTTCTACTACAAAACGAGCGGCAGCTACGTTTGCATTCTCATTTTCTGCGTCATCGCGAACTTCTTTATTGGCAAGTGGATCGAACGCGCCGAAGCCCAGTGGAAAAAGAAATTCCTGATGATCATCGTGGTCATCATCGACCTGCTGGTACTTTGCTACTATAAGTATTCCTACTTCTTCCTGGACGCCCTCTACGACTTTACCGGCATCGAGCTGCACGTGTACAACTTCTTCGCGGCGGCAAGCAACAAGATGTTCGGCACCCATTCGCTGGTCGACACCATTATTCTGCCGGTGGGTATCTCGTTCTTCACCTTCCAGGCCATGAGCTACTGCATCGACATTTACCGCGGCAAAATATCGGCGGTCAAGAACATCCTCGATTTCGGCTTTTACCTTTCGTTCTTCCCGCAGCTGGTGGCGGGCCCCATCGTTCGCGCCGATAAATTCGTGCCGCAGCTGTACAAGAACTTTTTCTTGCCGCGCCGCACCTTCGGCATCGCCGTATTCTGGATTTTGAACGGCCTAGCCAAAAAAATCATCTTGAGCGACTACCTGGCCACCAACTTCGTGGACCGAGTCTTTGACACTCCCCTGCTGTTTACCGGCCTCGAAAACCTGATTGCACTCTTTGCCTACTCGCTGCAGGTGTACGCCGACTTCTCGGGCTACACCGACATCGCCATTGGCGTGGCGCTACTCATGGGTTTCCGCCTGCCGCAAAACTTCAACAGCCCCTACAAGGCGCTCAGCCCCACCGAATTCTGGCGTCGTTGGCACATATCGCTTTCGAGCTGGTGGCGCGACTACCTGTACATTCCGCTGGGCGGTAACCGCGGCGCCTCTGTCGGCACCTTCTTCTGGATGGGATTCCTCAGCCTCGTGGCCATTATGCTTTCGGGCAGCGTCTGGGTGGGTATCGCCCTCGGCCTGTTCTTCCTTTACATTGCCATTTACGCCTACCTCAAGCCCGATTCCCGCAAGTTCATTACCACCAACATGAACGCCATGTCTACGCAGATTGTGGGCGGTTGGTGGCACGGTGCCAGCTGGAACTTTATCATTTGGGGCGGCCTAAACGGCTTTGGCCAAGTGTTCAACAAAATCTGGGTCAAGCGTAGCCGCAACTTCCGCGCCGCAGCCTCATTCATTTTGTTCGCCTCGAGCGCCATCATATTCAAGCAGACCCACATCGCCATTTTCGCGATTACCGCGGCCTATTTTGGCATCTTGTTTACCGGCATTTACTCGGTGCTGATTTTCCGCCTGTTCAGCGACAAATACATCCACGGCATTTACGTGGCCTGGAACGTGTCGCTCACGTTCATCTTCATCACGTTCACACGCTTGTTCTTCCGTGCGGGTTCGAACCTCGACCCCGCCGAAGCCAACGAAGTCGCCTGGAACACCGCCAAGAACATGGTGCAGCAAATGGGCACCGCCTGGAAATGGGGTACCCTTGGCACAATCGCCTGGGAACACATCAACATTATTCTGGTGTTCGTCGCAGGCATGCTCATCCACTGGATTCCCAAGAAGGTCAAGAGCCGCTACCGCATCGCGTTTGCCTCGCAGCCCATTCCGCTCATGGTGGCAAGCTCCGCGTTCATCATCTTCGTGATCTACCAGTTCATGAGCGCCGACTCCTGCCCCTTCATCTACTTCCAGTTCTAG
- a CDS encoding DUF4258 domain-containing protein, giving the protein MNITKHALQRMTERGFTPEMLVALMNGKYVIKSSLQGRFIVIGQVDGNIWAVVLDSDFYTVITVRRAHKDEETLWTLR; this is encoded by the coding sequence ATGAACATAACAAAGCATGCTTTACAACGAATGACCGAGCGCGGTTTTACACCGGAAATGCTTGTTGCCTTGATGAATGGAAAATATGTCATCAAAAGCAGTTTGCAGGGACGGTTTATCGTGATCGGTCAAGTAGATGGAAATATTTGGGCTGTTGTGTTAGATTCGGATTTTTATACCGTAATAACAGTAAGACGAGCTCACAAAGACGAGGAGACTTTATGGACTTTAAGATAG